A portion of the Actinomycetes bacterium genome contains these proteins:
- a CDS encoding ATP-dependent DNA ligase, giving the protein MELPVMPPVKPMLAKAATEVPGGDFLYEPKWDGFRCLVFRDGEEVELTSRNTKSFTRYFPELLDPLREQVPDRCVLDAELVVPAATSLDFDLLSQRIHPAESRVQRLAAETPAELVVFDILALDDLDLRPLPLDNRRTTLESLLEHVAAPLHLTPATRDADLARDWFERFDGGGFDGVMAKRLDGTYQEDKRAQVKVKHHRSVECVVAGYAEHRNGGVGSIKLGLFGPGPDGTQRLHHVGVCSAFSAARRKALEGELAPLTEGATINHPWGPPEGAAEAAQAGTRVPGAPNRWSGGKNSAPWIPLRPERVVEVTCENMSNGRFRHPARFVAWRPDREPATCTMDQLDSPVPAEFLELFGTG; this is encoded by the coding sequence ATGGAACTGCCCGTGATGCCTCCGGTGAAGCCGATGCTGGCCAAGGCTGCCACCGAGGTGCCCGGGGGCGACTTCCTCTACGAGCCCAAGTGGGACGGGTTCCGATGCCTCGTGTTCCGCGACGGTGAGGAAGTCGAGCTCACATCGCGCAACACGAAGTCGTTCACGCGCTACTTCCCCGAGCTGTTGGATCCCCTGCGCGAACAGGTGCCCGATCGCTGTGTGCTCGATGCCGAGCTCGTGGTGCCCGCAGCGACAAGCCTCGACTTCGACCTGCTCAGCCAGCGGATCCACCCAGCGGAGTCGCGCGTGCAGCGCCTCGCAGCGGAGACCCCCGCCGAGCTGGTGGTGTTCGACATCCTGGCCCTCGATGACCTCGACCTGCGGCCATTGCCGCTGGATAACCGCAGAACGACCCTCGAGTCGCTGTTGGAACACGTCGCCGCCCCGCTGCACCTGACCCCCGCCACGCGGGACGCGGACCTCGCACGGGACTGGTTCGAGCGTTTCGACGGCGGCGGCTTCGACGGCGTAATGGCCAAACGCCTGGACGGCACGTACCAGGAGGACAAACGCGCTCAGGTGAAGGTGAAACACCACCGCAGCGTCGAGTGTGTCGTCGCCGGGTACGCAGAGCACCGCAACGGTGGCGTGGGGTCAATCAAGCTGGGCCTGTTCGGGCCGGGCCCCGACGGCACACAGCGGCTGCACCATGTGGGCGTGTGCAGTGCGTTCTCCGCGGCGCGGCGCAAGGCGCTCGAAGGGGAACTGGCGCCGCTGACCGAAGGCGCGACGATCAACCATCCGTGGGGACCGCCCGAAGGTGCAGCCGAAGCGGCGCAGGCCGGCACGCGGGTGCCCGGTGCCCCCAACAGGTGGTCCGGTGGGAAGAACAGCGCGCCATGGATCCCGCTCAGGCCGGAGCGCGTGGTCGAGGTGACCTGCGAGAACATGTCCAACGGCAGATTCCGCCACCCCGCCCGCTTCGTGGCCTGGCGCCCGGACCGCGAGCCGGCGACGTGCACGATGGACCAGCTCGATTCACCCGTTCCAGCGGAGTTCCTCGAGCTGTTCGGCACCGGGTGA
- a CDS encoding acyl-CoA carboxylase subunit beta, with product MEHPIRERVEDLANRVEQAMTPGSERSIQRQHERGKMLARERIEYLLDDGSFHELDMLARTRSGDALPEQPYGDGVITGWGTIDGRKVFVFSQDFTVFGGALGEVFAEKIHKLMDLGLKVGAPVIGLNDGAGARIQEGVVSLASYGGIFYRNVKASGVTPQISVIMGPCAGGAVYSPVMTDFIFMVDETSYMFITGPDVVKQVTGEEVSQQDLGGARVHTGTSGVAQFISSNDESCLDDVKYLLSFLPSNNLEEAPIEPTADPIDRRCEEIYDLIPDSPNQPYDMREIIKAVADDGDFFEYAPNWAGSITCGFIRLNGQSIGVVGNQPAMYAGVLDIESSAKGARFVRTCDSFNIPLVTFVDVPGFLPGVDQEHGGIIRHGAKLLYAYCEATVPRISVITRKAYGGAYVVMDSKSIGSDLAYAFPSAELAVMGAQGAVEIVHRRALQDAEDPEALRAEFVEEYEEEHLNPWEATNRGYIDAVIDPAELRHKLVAGMDLLRTKREELPNRKHGNIPL from the coding sequence ATGGAACACCCCATCCGCGAACGCGTGGAAGACCTCGCGAACCGCGTCGAGCAAGCCATGACCCCTGGATCGGAGCGTTCGATCCAGCGCCAGCACGAGCGCGGCAAGATGCTCGCCCGCGAGCGGATCGAGTACCTGCTCGACGACGGGTCGTTCCACGAACTCGACATGCTGGCCCGCACCCGCTCGGGCGACGCACTTCCCGAACAGCCCTACGGCGACGGTGTGATCACGGGCTGGGGCACCATCGATGGCCGCAAGGTGTTCGTGTTCTCCCAGGACTTCACCGTGTTCGGCGGGGCCCTCGGTGAGGTGTTCGCGGAGAAGATCCACAAGCTGATGGACCTCGGCCTCAAGGTCGGAGCCCCGGTCATCGGTCTCAACGACGGCGCCGGTGCCCGCATCCAGGAAGGCGTGGTCTCGCTCGCGTCCTACGGAGGCATCTTCTACCGCAACGTGAAGGCGTCGGGTGTCACGCCGCAGATCTCGGTGATCATGGGCCCATGCGCCGGCGGCGCCGTGTACAGCCCGGTGATGACCGACTTCATCTTCATGGTCGATGAGACCTCCTACATGTTCATCACCGGCCCGGACGTGGTGAAGCAGGTGACCGGTGAAGAGGTCAGCCAGCAGGACCTGGGTGGCGCGCGCGTCCACACCGGCACCTCCGGTGTGGCCCAGTTCATCAGCTCCAACGACGAGAGCTGCCTCGACGACGTCAAGTACCTGCTTTCGTTCCTGCCGTCGAACAACCTCGAGGAAGCGCCCATCGAGCCCACTGCGGACCCGATCGACCGCCGGTGCGAGGAGATCTACGACCTGATCCCCGATTCGCCCAACCAGCCCTACGACATGCGCGAGATCATCAAGGCTGTTGCCGATGACGGCGACTTCTTCGAGTACGCCCCCAACTGGGCCGGTTCGATCACGTGTGGCTTCATCCGCCTCAATGGCCAGAGCATCGGCGTGGTCGGCAACCAGCCCGCCATGTACGCCGGAGTGCTTGACATCGAGTCGTCCGCCAAGGGCGCCCGCTTCGTTCGTACGTGCGACTCATTCAACATCCCACTGGTCACCTTCGTGGACGTGCCGGGGTTCCTGCCCGGCGTCGACCAGGAACACGGCGGCATCATCCGCCACGGCGCCAAGCTGCTCTACGCCTACTGCGAGGCCACGGTGCCCCGCATCTCGGTGATCACGCGCAAGGCATACGGCGGCGCCTACGTGGTCATGGACTCCAAGTCGATCGGCTCCGACCTCGCCTACGCGTTCCCTTCCGCCGAGTTGGCCGTGATGGGCGCCCAGGGCGCAGTCGAGATCGTGCACCGACGCGCGCTCCAGGATGCCGAGGACCCCGAGGCGCTGCGCGCCGAGTTCGTCGAGGAGTACGAAGAGGAGCACCTCAACCCGTGGGAGGCCACCAACCGTGGCTACATCGATGCGGTGATCGACCCCGCCGAGCTGCGCCACAAGCTGGTGGCCGGCATGGATCT
- a CDS encoding ABC transporter substrate-binding protein produces MLQHRNGRGKTLLTAVAIFAAASLLAAACSEAETSSDTSTTSSTPVEGEFVPGEGDGVTVISKFEGAEWFDGPVPTAAAADESLEPVKVGFINVDSAPVAAMPELHGAVDGWVEFVNKELGGIDGHPVEVVACPLGNAMSPEEAAGCARKMVEAGVVAVLGGIGLSTGAALSVLAENDIPWIGGIPVNAEEMSSPISFQFSGGSPGAFTAMAHQAVTVDGAEKVAVIYGDFPSVKSAAVDYGVGVSEALGAEVTEVEYPLVSQDYTAPVQKAVDANPDAILVSAADLSCAPIMQALSDLGTEAQVYMVGSCADQRVIDQVGSENVAGTRFNIENRLNQADSPVVDTELYSQVMGQYAPDTTAESAATVAFRGAMNLWAVLSDLGPDAAPDEIMEAFRESTDVPSFDGHPYTCSVEQIPGFPAMCAPQQVLAELTSSNVLVEASDGWIDVPTILEDTINA; encoded by the coding sequence ATGCTGCAACACCGCAACGGGCGCGGGAAGACACTGCTCACTGCCGTGGCGATCTTCGCCGCAGCCTCCTTGCTGGCGGCAGCATGCAGTGAAGCGGAGACCAGTTCGGACACCTCCACCACGTCCTCGACGCCGGTCGAAGGAGAGTTCGTGCCCGGCGAGGGCGACGGCGTCACCGTGATCTCCAAGTTCGAGGGCGCCGAGTGGTTCGATGGCCCGGTCCCCACCGCTGCTGCTGCAGACGAGTCGCTCGAGCCGGTGAAGGTCGGCTTCATCAACGTCGATTCAGCACCGGTGGCCGCCATGCCCGAACTGCACGGAGCGGTCGACGGCTGGGTCGAGTTCGTCAACAAGGAGCTCGGCGGAATCGACGGCCACCCCGTCGAGGTCGTGGCTTGTCCGCTCGGCAATGCGATGTCACCCGAGGAAGCTGCGGGCTGTGCACGCAAGATGGTCGAAGCAGGCGTGGTCGCCGTGCTCGGCGGTATCGGCCTCTCCACCGGCGCCGCACTGTCCGTGCTCGCCGAGAACGACATCCCCTGGATCGGTGGCATCCCCGTCAACGCAGAGGAGATGAGCAGCCCGATCTCGTTCCAGTTCTCGGGTGGTAGCCCCGGCGCATTCACCGCGATGGCCCACCAGGCCGTGACCGTCGATGGTGCAGAGAAGGTCGCAGTCATCTACGGCGACTTCCCGTCGGTCAAGTCCGCTGCGGTCGACTATGGCGTCGGCGTGTCCGAGGCCCTTGGAGCCGAGGTCACCGAGGTCGAGTATCCGCTCGTCAGCCAGGACTACACCGCTCCGGTGCAAAAGGCGGTTGACGCCAACCCCGATGCCATCCTCGTGTCGGCCGCAGACCTCTCGTGTGCCCCGATCATGCAGGCTCTCAGCGACCTCGGCACCGAGGCCCAGGTGTACATGGTCGGCAGTTGCGCCGACCAACGGGTCATCGACCAGGTCGGCTCGGAGAACGTGGCCGGCACCCGGTTCAACATCGAGAACCGCCTCAACCAGGCCGACTCCCCGGTCGTGGACACCGAGCTCTACAGCCAGGTCATGGGCCAGTACGCCCCCGACACCACAGCCGAGTCGGCGGCGACGGTGGCGTTCCGTGGTGCGATGAACCTGTGGGCGGTACTCAGCGATCTGGGCCCGGACGCCGCACCGGATGAGATCATGGAAGCGTTCCGCGAGTCGACCGACGTGCCGAGCTTCGACGGCCATCCGTACACGTGCTCGGTGGAGCAGATCCCGGGCTTCCCGGCCATGTGCGCACCACAGCAGGTGCTCGCCGAGCTCACCTCATCCAACGTGCTGGTCGAAGCGTCCGACGGGTGGATCGACGTGCCGACGATACTCGAGGACACGATCAACGCCTGA
- a CDS encoding TIGR00730 family Rossman fold protein yields the protein MGTETTCGPPSCPKALGFARSLTYPAQVTDTQAGGRPRIAVYCASHRGEDPAYASVATQVGAAIADGGADLVFGGGSIGLMGLVADAALEGGSHVIGVITEQLRDKEIAHFDSTELRVVADMPARKQQMYAEADAFCTLPGGIGTMEEFFEVLTWGYLGLHPKPMALVNVSSYYDPLLRFLDQAVEQGLCRPVVRELLVVGEDATVVGQLLAAVRSDADRSAR from the coding sequence ATGGGCACCGAAACTACCTGTGGTCCCCCCTCCTGCCCAAAGGCACTGGGGTTCGCCCGCAGCCTCACCTACCCTGCGCAGGTGACCGACACTCAGGCGGGCGGGCGCCCGCGCATCGCCGTGTACTGCGCCTCTCACCGGGGCGAGGATCCCGCTTACGCCAGCGTTGCCACGCAGGTCGGTGCTGCCATCGCCGACGGCGGGGCAGACCTCGTGTTCGGCGGCGGAAGCATCGGTTTGATGGGCCTGGTGGCCGACGCCGCCCTCGAAGGCGGCAGCCATGTGATCGGCGTGATCACCGAACAGCTCCGCGACAAGGAGATCGCCCACTTCGACTCGACAGAGTTGCGGGTCGTGGCCGACATGCCGGCGCGCAAGCAGCAGATGTACGCGGAGGCCGACGCGTTCTGCACGCTTCCGGGCGGGATCGGCACCATGGAGGAGTTCTTCGAGGTCCTCACCTGGGGCTACCTGGGCCTGCACCCGAAGCCGATGGCACTGGTGAACGTGTCCAGCTACTACGACCCCCTGCTCCGGTTCCTCGACCAGGCCGTTGAGCAGGGCCTGTGCCGCCCGGTTGTGCGCGAACTCCTGGTCGTCGGCGAGGACGCCACGGTGGTCGGGCAGTTGCTGGCGGCAGTGCGCTCCGATGCGGACCGATCGGCGCGCTGA